A genomic window from Silene latifolia isolate original U9 population chromosome Y, ASM4854445v1, whole genome shotgun sequence includes:
- the LOC141630028 gene encoding uncharacterized protein LOC141630028 has product MTKEDSSSSSKPPLHPVYTVTNIQNKVRVLDGTKVTYASWVRLFKLHALDHDVLSHIDGTDAPAKTDEAYASWVKIDAHVIQWIYGNLSDELLPRVLEDESTAREAWLRVENIFNNNKGARAAALEAEFNALRLEHLPSLEAYCQRLRELAGMLKDVDAAVTD; this is encoded by the coding sequence ATGACTAAAGAGGactcatcatcttcctcaaaaCCTCCCCTCCATCCCGTATATACAGTTACCAACATCCAAAATAAAGTTCGTGTTCTCGATGGCACGAAGGTCACATACGCATCATGGGTTCGCCTCTTCAAGCTTCATGCTCTGGATCACGATGTTTTGTCACATATTGATGGAACCGATGCCCCAGCCAAAACCGATGAGGCTTATGCCTCATGGGTGAAGATAGATGCACATGTGATCCAATGGATATATGGTAACCTCAGCGACGAACTCCTTCCGCGTGTGTTAGAAGACGAATCTACTGCTCGTGAAGCCTGGCTACGGGTGGAGAACATCTTCAACAACAATAAAGGGGCTCGTGCTGCTGCTCTTGAGGCCGAGTTCAATGCACTCCGTCTCGAACACCTGCCGTCACTAGAGGCATATTGTCAGCGCCTCCGTGAATTGGCCGGGATGCTCAAAGATGTCGACGCCGCCGTCACTGACTGA